From Pedococcus aerophilus, one genomic window encodes:
- a CDS encoding NAD(P)H-quinone oxidoreductase, with product MKAITLPTPGDADALVLAEVPDPEPAAGEVRVKVAAAGVNRADVMQRMGHYDPPPGASAYPGLEVSGTIDAVGEGVDGWSVGDQVCALLSGGGYAELVCVPAGQLLPVPSGISLADAAALPEVVNTVWSNVFMTANLLPGQTLLVHGGSSGIGTMAIQLAREVGARVIVTAGSAAKLEACRELGAEVLVNYREQDFVEEVKAATGGAGADVILDNMGAKYLARNVEALATNGRLVVIGLQGGTKAELDLGLMLRKRAAVIATSLRARPADEKATIVAAVREHVWPLVEAGRVRPVIHSRHALADAPAAHRELEESGHIGKILLTP from the coding sequence ATGAAGGCCATCACCCTCCCCACGCCCGGCGACGCCGACGCCCTCGTCCTCGCCGAGGTCCCCGACCCCGAGCCCGCCGCGGGCGAGGTGCGCGTCAAGGTCGCCGCCGCCGGTGTGAACCGCGCCGACGTCATGCAGCGGATGGGGCACTACGACCCGCCGCCCGGCGCCTCGGCGTACCCCGGCCTGGAGGTGAGCGGCACGATCGACGCCGTCGGCGAGGGTGTGGACGGCTGGTCGGTGGGCGACCAGGTGTGCGCGCTGCTGTCCGGCGGCGGCTACGCCGAGCTGGTCTGCGTGCCCGCCGGCCAGCTGCTGCCCGTCCCGTCCGGCATCTCGCTGGCGGACGCCGCCGCGCTGCCCGAGGTGGTCAACACGGTGTGGAGCAACGTCTTCATGACCGCCAACCTCCTGCCGGGCCAGACCCTGCTCGTCCACGGCGGCTCGTCCGGCATCGGGACCATGGCCATCCAGCTCGCCCGCGAGGTCGGGGCCCGCGTCATCGTGACGGCCGGGTCCGCCGCCAAGCTCGAGGCGTGCCGCGAGCTCGGCGCCGAGGTGCTCGTCAACTACCGCGAGCAGGACTTCGTCGAGGAGGTGAAGGCTGCCACCGGTGGTGCTGGCGCCGACGTCATCCTCGACAACATGGGCGCGAAGTACCTCGCCCGCAACGTCGAGGCCCTCGCCACCAACGGTCGCCTCGTCGTCATCGGGCTCCAGGGCGGCACCAAGGCCGAGCTCGACCTCGGGCTGATGCTGCGCAAGCGCGCCGCCGTCATCGCCACGTCGCTGCGCGCCCGCCCCGCCGACGAGAAGGCCACCATCGTCGCCGCGGTCCGCGAGCACGTCTGGCCGCTGGTCGAGGCAGGCCGGGTCCGCCCCGTCATCCACTCCCGCCACGCGCTCGCCGACGCCCCCGCGGCGCACCGCGAGCTCGAGGAGTCCGGCCACATCGGGAAGATCCTGCTCACCCCCTGA
- a CDS encoding ABC transporter permease, with the protein MTTLTEPTTQTPAPSPHHEPEPSGSRLSRWKASWRVALRMARRDARRYKGRSILVLVMVALPVGVLVGTLVFATSSSVTSIERLPTALGSAQAMIQGPNDRVVLQTADPDEGWASDSASEPPASTPIPGYDLDVSPGAPSNVAALQKITGGRVVPVGDTTVRRVIDDRRSRGMQVAVVDAASVDLGSKARLVSGRWATTAGEVVATPYGLDRGMPRSGPVELRSSGKTITATVVGVANYFNSWGGQPDAVAARPLDQDALLDWRYLLVRDTGVPYSEVKELNAYGLQVTSAEALRNPPSSAELPPLMQRMESYANRDVQTMVVVGGVMLLVVTTLLVAPAFAVSASRQRRTLALAASNGAETRQLRRKVLAQALLLGALSATVAAGLAVLAVRVVMWVVVARRPWTTFRFFEVPWWAVVAVIVMAVVSALVAALIPALRLRRLDIVGVMKGQNVSPRLNRVVPVIGVLFAVAGGVGLVAAVAAKQSDYTVAGLAIVLTVGALMLVPLVLVAAGHLAARLPVAARMATRDAARHRARSVPTVAAIMAGAIALTAFSIGLASDTEQSLREYVPQQRAGEGSIYVVSDMAAVGTGKVDPALEAAEDLVRGLTPDLVTTRIATVTTPYDPAKPDAPSWFMAVVKPGCTVQRAIFDVEAGPTNGPPPCQSISTQTGLSLAVLPAADISRLADLSPAASAVIAGGGVMVADPRLLDAGTVTVASGPLSVDPNTGAASPLGTARTDRVPATVGSLPLTPGQYGGAITPQTAQRLGLVVGNESLLLRNPDGPISKADEQALSEQLGEEGGVYVERGFVRDDIVVMRILFAAFSLLLLIVTLISTALALAEQQGDMGTLAAVGATKGTRRKLAAAQAATVAFIGALVGIAVGLAPGIAVTYPLTGSSYDPVNGQQLPSDPITIIPWLPLALVLVGVPLVAGLLSAAGIRRAPVMSRRAD; encoded by the coding sequence ATGACCACCCTCACCGAACCCACCACGCAGACGCCCGCCCCCTCACCGCACCACGAGCCGGAGCCGTCCGGCTCACGCCTCTCCCGCTGGAAGGCCTCGTGGCGCGTCGCCCTGCGCATGGCGCGTCGCGATGCCCGCCGCTACAAGGGACGCAGCATCCTCGTCCTCGTCATGGTGGCCCTGCCGGTCGGCGTCCTCGTGGGGACGCTCGTCTTCGCGACCTCGTCGTCGGTCACGAGCATCGAGCGTCTCCCGACCGCGCTCGGGAGCGCCCAGGCCATGATCCAGGGGCCCAATGACCGCGTCGTGCTGCAGACCGCAGACCCCGACGAGGGCTGGGCCTCGGACTCCGCCAGCGAACCGCCCGCCTCGACCCCCATCCCCGGGTACGACCTCGACGTGAGCCCCGGCGCGCCGTCCAACGTCGCGGCGCTGCAGAAGATCACGGGGGGTCGGGTGGTCCCCGTCGGCGACACGACCGTGCGCCGGGTCATCGACGACCGGCGCTCCCGAGGCATGCAGGTCGCAGTCGTGGATGCTGCGTCGGTCGACCTCGGGTCCAAGGCCCGTCTGGTCTCCGGCCGCTGGGCCACCACCGCGGGAGAGGTCGTCGCGACGCCGTACGGCCTCGACCGCGGCATGCCCCGCAGCGGTCCGGTGGAGCTGCGCTCGTCCGGGAAGACGATCACGGCCACGGTCGTCGGGGTCGCCAACTACTTCAACAGCTGGGGCGGTCAGCCCGACGCGGTCGCGGCCCGCCCGCTCGACCAGGACGCCCTGCTCGACTGGCGGTACCTCCTGGTGCGTGACACGGGCGTGCCGTACTCCGAGGTGAAGGAGCTCAACGCGTACGGCCTCCAGGTGACCAGCGCCGAGGCCCTGCGCAACCCTCCGAGCTCGGCCGAGCTCCCGCCGCTGATGCAGCGGATGGAGAGCTACGCCAACCGGGACGTGCAGACGATGGTGGTCGTCGGCGGGGTCATGCTCCTCGTCGTGACCACACTCCTCGTCGCGCCTGCCTTCGCGGTGAGCGCGTCACGTCAGCGCCGGACCCTGGCCCTCGCCGCGAGCAACGGCGCCGAGACCCGGCAGCTGCGCCGCAAGGTGCTCGCCCAGGCACTCCTGCTGGGTGCCCTCTCGGCCACCGTCGCCGCGGGACTGGCCGTCCTCGCCGTCCGCGTGGTCATGTGGGTGGTGGTGGCGCGGCGACCCTGGACGACGTTCCGGTTCTTCGAGGTGCCGTGGTGGGCGGTCGTCGCGGTCATCGTCATGGCCGTCGTCAGTGCACTGGTGGCCGCGCTCATCCCCGCCCTGCGTCTTCGTCGCCTGGACATCGTGGGCGTGATGAAGGGCCAGAACGTGTCGCCCCGGCTCAACCGCGTCGTGCCCGTCATCGGCGTGCTGTTCGCCGTCGCCGGGGGCGTCGGGCTCGTGGCAGCCGTGGCCGCGAAGCAGAGCGACTACACGGTCGCGGGTCTGGCCATCGTGCTCACCGTCGGCGCCCTCATGCTCGTGCCGCTCGTCCTCGTGGCAGCGGGGCACCTCGCCGCCCGGCTGCCGGTCGCCGCCCGCATGGCGACCCGCGACGCCGCACGGCACCGCGCCCGCTCAGTGCCGACCGTGGCCGCCATCATGGCCGGGGCCATCGCCCTGACGGCGTTCAGCATCGGCTTGGCCAGCGACACCGAGCAGTCGCTGCGCGAGTACGTCCCGCAGCAGCGTGCGGGCGAGGGCTCGATCTACGTCGTCAGCGACATGGCAGCGGTCGGCACCGGGAAGGTGGACCCCGCCCTGGAGGCTGCAGAGGACCTCGTCCGTGGACTCACGCCAGACCTCGTGACCACGCGGATCGCGACCGTCACCACCCCGTACGACCCGGCCAAGCCCGACGCCCCGAGCTGGTTCATGGCCGTGGTGAAGCCCGGGTGCACGGTCCAGCGCGCCATCTTCGACGTCGAGGCCGGCCCGACCAACGGACCGCCTCCTTGCCAGTCGATCAGCACGCAGACCGGCCTCTCCCTCGCGGTGCTCCCGGCCGCGGACATCTCCAGGCTCGCCGACCTCTCGCCGGCCGCCTCCGCCGTCATCGCCGGTGGCGGCGTCATGGTCGCGGACCCCCGGCTCCTGGACGCCGGCACCGTGACGGTGGCGAGCGGCCCGCTGTCCGTGGACCCGAACACCGGAGCCGCCTCGCCGCTCGGGACGGCGCGCACCGACCGTGTCCCCGCCACCGTCGGCAGTCTTCCGCTGACGCCCGGGCAGTACGGCGGCGCCATCACCCCGCAGACTGCGCAGCGGCTGGGGCTGGTCGTCGGCAACGAGAGCCTCCTGCTGCGCAACCCCGACGGGCCCATCAGCAAGGCCGACGAGCAGGCCCTGTCCGAGCAGCTCGGCGAGGAGGGCGGCGTCTACGTCGAGCGAGGCTTCGTCCGCGACGACATCGTCGTCATGCGCATCCTGTTCGCGGCGTTCAGCCTCCTCCTGCTGATCGTCACCCTCATCTCGACCGCGCTGGCGCTGGCCGAGCAGCAGGGCGACATGGGCACCCTCGCTGCGGTCGGCGCCACGAAGGGCACCCGGCGCAAGCTCGCGGCGGCCCAGGCGGCGACCGTGGCGTTCATCGGCGCCCTTGTCGGCATCGCCGTCGGGCTCGCGCCGGGGATCGCGGTGACGTATCCCCTGACCGGGTCCTCCTACGACCCGGTGAACGGACAGCAGCTCCCGTCGGACCCGATCACCATCATCCCGTGGCTGCCCCTTGCCCTGGTGCTCGTCGGCGTACCGCTCGTGGCCGGCCTCCTGTCCGCGGCAGGCATCCGCCGGGCGCCGGTGATGAGTCGTCGGGCCGACTGA
- a CDS encoding PadR family transcriptional regulator, with protein MSVRQGLLALLAQEPMYGAQLRTEFEARTGGTWPLNVGQVYTTLARLERDGLVEAAGADDEGRINYRLTRTGRAEVAQWWISPVDRETTPRDELVIKLALAVTVDGVDVHRVVQTQRTATLRHLQDLTRLKQRATTSLESDEASGSVDLAWLLVLENLIYAGEAEVRWLDHVEARLIREASRPRRQPRAIPTTDSEGSGAAGTPSDRHDTISTTLRGAP; from the coding sequence ATGTCGGTCCGCCAGGGGCTGCTGGCCCTGCTCGCACAGGAGCCGATGTACGGCGCCCAGCTCCGCACGGAGTTCGAGGCCAGGACCGGGGGGACCTGGCCGCTCAACGTCGGGCAGGTCTACACGACCCTGGCCCGGCTCGAGCGTGACGGCCTCGTCGAGGCGGCCGGCGCCGACGACGAGGGACGGATCAACTACCGCCTGACTCGGACCGGCCGCGCCGAGGTCGCCCAGTGGTGGATCTCGCCCGTCGACCGGGAGACCACCCCCCGCGACGAGCTCGTCATCAAGCTGGCGCTCGCGGTCACCGTCGACGGGGTGGACGTCCACCGCGTCGTCCAGACCCAGCGCACCGCGACGCTGCGCCACCTGCAGGACCTCACCCGCCTCAAGCAGCGGGCCACCACCAGCCTCGAGTCCGACGAGGCGAGCGGCAGCGTCGACCTCGCCTGGCTCCTCGTCCTCGAGAACCTCATCTACGCGGGCGAGGCCGAGGTCCGCTGGCTCGACCACGTCGAGGCACGCCTCATCCGCGAGGCGAGCCGGCCGCGCAGGCAGCCGCGCGCCATACCCACGACCGACAGTGAGGGGTCCGGCGCCGCCGGGACGCCCTCGGACCGGCACGACACCATCTCCACCACGCTCAGGGGGGCACCGTGA
- a CDS encoding MFS transporter has product MSPIASYRHLLRLAGPFYVVIAFIGRLPLAMSQMGALLLVSGTTGSYAAGGLAAGALAVANAVCSPVAAVLSDRVGQRPVVLVQSLLGGLGLLTLVLLANRDSSGAVLAATAGATGAFLPQIGPLARVRWRPITRHSGSRQPRLVEAAFSYEGAADEATFVLGPALLGLLLLVADPGAGLVVASALLVVFGCAFALHPTAELARAPRRTDQQRVRVLSATLVLLMVAQGLIGAFFGSVQTGTSVLATSVGQAGIAGLVHAVLGVGSVAAGLAIAGLPERFTFPRRMLAAAAGLFVLSLPLLLVDSLPALVLVVLVLGFVVAPYMISNFTMGERSAPAAKVGTAMTLLAAATGLGYAVGSAVAGRLADDHGHTAAFAVTVSAAAAALLLSVASQRLLRRPQPAGAVDAPVQPSAEVTGATAGTIHA; this is encoded by the coding sequence GTGTCACCCATCGCCTCCTACCGCCACCTCCTGCGGCTCGCCGGACCCTTCTACGTCGTCATCGCCTTCATCGGACGACTGCCCCTGGCCATGAGCCAGATGGGCGCCCTCCTGCTCGTGTCCGGCACGACCGGTTCGTATGCAGCCGGCGGCCTGGCGGCCGGCGCCCTCGCGGTCGCGAACGCCGTGTGCTCCCCCGTCGCCGCCGTCCTGTCCGACCGGGTCGGCCAGCGCCCGGTCGTGCTGGTGCAGTCGCTGCTCGGTGGACTGGGGCTGCTCACCCTCGTCCTGCTGGCGAACCGCGACTCCTCTGGAGCCGTCCTCGCCGCCACCGCCGGCGCGACAGGCGCCTTCCTGCCGCAGATCGGGCCGCTGGCCCGGGTGCGCTGGCGCCCGATCACGCGCCACAGCGGGTCCCGCCAACCTCGGCTGGTCGAGGCCGCGTTCTCCTACGAGGGCGCCGCCGACGAGGCCACCTTCGTCCTCGGACCGGCGCTGCTCGGCCTGCTCCTGCTCGTCGCCGACCCGGGTGCCGGGCTCGTCGTCGCGTCCGCGCTGCTCGTCGTGTTCGGGTGCGCGTTCGCCCTGCACCCGACCGCCGAGCTGGCCCGGGCACCGCGCCGCACCGACCAGCAGCGGGTCCGCGTCCTGTCGGCGACGCTGGTGCTGCTGATGGTGGCGCAGGGTCTCATCGGCGCGTTCTTCGGCTCTGTGCAGACCGGCACGAGCGTCCTCGCGACGTCGGTCGGCCAGGCCGGGATCGCCGGGCTGGTCCACGCGGTCCTCGGCGTCGGCAGCGTCGCCGCCGGCCTGGCCATCGCCGGGCTGCCCGAGCGGTTCACCTTCCCGCGCCGCATGCTGGCCGCCGCGGCAGGCCTCTTCGTCCTGTCGCTGCCGTTGCTGCTCGTCGACTCGCTGCCCGCACTGGTCCTCGTCGTCCTCGTCCTGGGCTTCGTCGTGGCTCCCTACATGATCAGCAACTTCACCATGGGTGAGCGCAGCGCCCCGGCCGCCAAGGTCGGCACGGCGATGACCCTGCTGGCTGCCGCGACCGGCCTCGGGTACGCCGTCGGCTCGGCGGTGGCCGGGCGCCTCGCCGACGACCACGGCCACACCGCCGCCTTCGCCGTGACGGTGTCCGCCGCTGCCGCAGCCCTCCTCCTCTCGGTCGCCAGCCAGCGGTTGCTCCGTCGACCGCAGCCCGCAGGGGCGGTGGACGCGCCCGTGCAGCCCTCTGCCGAGGTCACCGGCGCCACGGCCGGCACCATCCACGCCTGA
- a CDS encoding DUF6498-containing protein yields the protein MGVLLRVLGLQALAVLVGTMPARTARALTLVMLVGANLFPLVALLTGAWQAGDVLVTYWLENVAVGTWQVVKLLTAQGCDPVTGRAGSRRGALETGPITADVNGQPVQFAGPLARIFVTGFFAVHYGIFTLVHGVFTFILARQSGTSGSIRSFALVFLVLLLSHGLSTAIHWFARGERRENGLMSTMKQPYGRILVLHVAVIGSFFLVLGPLATGGSASLLPGGPLDTAPASPSVLPGVLLIALKTVLDAVLHLRAHRTSRTGQVPATPDLAPEVAPDVAPDVAPAERPAGRGADSTP from the coding sequence ATGGGTGTGTTGCTGAGGGTGCTGGGGCTGCAGGCCCTGGCCGTGCTGGTGGGGACGATGCCCGCGCGGACCGCGCGTGCGCTGACCCTGGTCATGCTCGTGGGGGCCAACCTGTTCCCGCTGGTGGCGCTGCTGACCGGGGCCTGGCAGGCCGGTGACGTCCTGGTGACCTACTGGCTGGAGAACGTCGCGGTCGGCACCTGGCAGGTGGTCAAGCTGCTCACCGCGCAGGGTTGCGACCCCGTGACCGGTCGGGCCGGCAGCCGGCGAGGGGCGCTCGAGACGGGGCCGATCACCGCCGACGTCAACGGACAACCCGTCCAGTTCGCCGGCCCGCTGGCCCGCATCTTCGTGACCGGGTTCTTCGCCGTGCACTACGGCATCTTCACCCTCGTGCACGGGGTCTTCACGTTCATCCTGGCCCGGCAGAGCGGCACGAGCGGCAGCATCCGCAGCTTCGCGCTCGTCTTCCTCGTCCTGCTCCTCAGCCACGGCCTGTCGACCGCGATCCACTGGTTCGCCCGGGGCGAGCGGCGCGAGAACGGCCTGATGTCGACGATGAAGCAGCCCTACGGCCGCATCCTCGTCCTGCACGTCGCCGTCATCGGCAGCTTCTTCCTCGTCCTGGGCCCCCTCGCCACCGGCGGCTCGGCGTCCCTGCTCCCCGGTGGTCCGCTCGACACCGCACCCGCGTCGCCGTCGGTGCTGCCGGGCGTCCTGCTCATCGCGCTGAAGACTGTGCTCGACGCCGTCCTGCACCTGCGGGCCCACCGGACGTCCCGGACCGGTCAGGTGCCGGCCACCCCTGACCTCGCGCCGGAGGTCGCCCCGGACGTCGCCCCGGACGTCGCCCCGGCGGAGCGACCTGCGGGACGTGGTGCAGACTCCACCCCATGA
- a CDS encoding ABC transporter ATP-binding protein, which translates to MNTIDRSTDPILRLDNVTRVHGTDAAAVRALAGVSLDVHAGELVAVMGPSGSGKSTLLNLAGGLDAATSGQVLIEGHSVGTLKGDALAKLRRRRVGFVFQDFNLIPSLTAIENVALPLELDGLRVGKARRLAKHALELVGVAELADRYPDKMSGGQQQRVAISRALVGDRRLVLADEPTGALDSHTGEGVLRVLRERCDAGAAGLLVTHEARHAAWADRVVFLRDGVVVDSTGSAQTAEALLDPAV; encoded by the coding sequence GTGAACACCATCGACCGAAGCACCGACCCGATCCTTCGTCTGGACAACGTCACCCGCGTCCACGGCACCGACGCCGCGGCCGTTCGGGCCCTGGCCGGGGTGAGCCTCGACGTCCACGCCGGCGAGCTCGTCGCCGTCATGGGACCCAGCGGCTCGGGCAAGTCGACGCTGCTCAACCTCGCGGGCGGTCTCGACGCCGCGACGAGCGGGCAGGTGCTCATCGAGGGCCACAGCGTCGGCACCCTCAAGGGCGACGCGCTCGCCAAGCTGCGTCGACGGCGCGTCGGGTTCGTCTTCCAGGACTTCAACCTCATCCCGTCACTGACCGCGATCGAGAACGTCGCACTGCCGCTGGAGCTCGACGGCCTCCGCGTCGGCAAGGCGCGTCGGCTCGCCAAGCACGCCCTCGAGCTGGTCGGCGTCGCCGAGCTGGCCGACCGCTACCCCGACAAGATGTCCGGCGGCCAGCAGCAGCGCGTGGCCATCTCGCGAGCGCTGGTCGGCGACCGTCGTCTCGTCCTCGCCGACGAGCCCACCGGCGCCCTCGACTCCCACACCGGCGAGGGGGTGCTGCGCGTCCTGCGCGAGCGCTGCGACGCCGGCGCCGCCGGGCTGCTGGTGACCCACGAGGCGCGGCACGCCGCCTGGGCCGACCGGGTGGTGTTCCTGCGCGACGGGGTCGTGGTGGACAGCACCGGCTCGGCGCAGACGGCCGAGGCCCTGCTCGACCCCGCGGTCTGA
- a CDS encoding MFS transporter — MTDDVAGAEGPTRPRLLDDRDFRLYWLARIISLSGSLITVVVMPVLVYRLTGSAALTALTATLEALPYLLIGLFAGALSDRWNRKRVMVAADLANVVVIGSVPVAHFLDVLTVPHVLVVGFVAQCLFTFFDGANFGALPVLVGRERVGDANAAIWGVGGVLDLAVPAGVGVALAVVHPSTLLVVDALTFLVSALLVRSIRRALSSVRDDLEPLRPAVVLRDVKEGVRFLWRHDGVRSNTAIGTLQSIAGAGFVALFVPWADQVLHIGTSGWRFGLLFAVWGLGGILASALVPPLLRRYPVARVTLSAIPVSAVAGIGTALVTDWVLACVGMVIWGIAYQLVLITSMTYRMQVTPERLLGRVNTAGRMLSWGLGWTIGSVAGGTLAAATSVQPAMVTLVCVGVLAAVFAWASPLRQIAAGSRVVEGIPA, encoded by the coding sequence ATGACGGACGACGTGGCGGGAGCCGAGGGCCCCACGCGCCCACGGCTCCTCGACGACCGCGACTTCCGGCTCTACTGGCTGGCCCGGATCATCTCGCTGAGCGGGTCGCTGATCACCGTCGTTGTCATGCCGGTGCTGGTCTACCGCCTGACCGGCTCGGCTGCGCTGACCGCCCTCACCGCGACGCTGGAGGCGTTGCCCTACCTGCTGATCGGCTTGTTCGCCGGGGCCCTCAGCGACCGGTGGAACCGCAAGCGCGTCATGGTCGCCGCAGACCTGGCGAACGTCGTCGTCATCGGCTCGGTGCCGGTGGCGCACTTCCTCGACGTGCTGACCGTCCCGCACGTGCTCGTCGTCGGGTTCGTCGCCCAGTGCCTGTTCACCTTCTTCGACGGAGCCAACTTCGGGGCGCTGCCGGTCCTCGTCGGTCGCGAGCGGGTGGGTGACGCGAACGCCGCGATCTGGGGTGTCGGCGGGGTGCTCGACCTCGCCGTCCCCGCCGGTGTCGGGGTGGCCCTCGCGGTCGTGCACCCCTCGACGCTGCTCGTCGTCGACGCCCTCACCTTCCTCGTCTCCGCCCTGCTCGTGCGCTCGATCCGGCGTGCCCTGTCCTCGGTGCGCGACGACCTCGAGCCGCTGCGCCCGGCCGTCGTCCTGCGTGACGTCAAGGAGGGGGTGCGGTTCCTCTGGCGCCACGACGGGGTGCGGTCCAACACCGCCATCGGCACGCTCCAGTCGATCGCCGGGGCCGGTTTCGTCGCCCTGTTCGTGCCGTGGGCCGACCAGGTCCTGCACATCGGCACCTCCGGGTGGCGGTTCGGACTGTTGTTCGCCGTCTGGGGCCTCGGCGGCATCCTCGCCTCGGCCCTGGTGCCGCCGCTCCTGAGGCGCTACCCCGTGGCGAGGGTGACGCTCAGCGCCATACCGGTCTCGGCGGTGGCGGGCATCGGCACCGCGCTGGTCACCGACTGGGTGCTGGCCTGCGTGGGGATGGTGATCTGGGGGATCGCCTACCAGCTCGTCCTCATCACCTCGATGACCTACCGCATGCAGGTCACGCCCGAGCGGCTCCTCGGCCGGGTCAACACCGCCGGCCGGATGCTCTCCTGGGGACTGGGCTGGACGATCGGCTCGGTCGCCGGCGGCACCCTCGCGGCGGCGACCTCGGTGCAGCCGGCGATGGTGACCCTGGTCTGCGTGGGCGTGCTGGCCGCGGTCTTCGCGTGGGCGTCGCCGCTGCGTCAGATCGCCGCGGGCTCGCGGGTCGTCGAGGGCATCCCGGCCTGA
- a CDS encoding bacterial proteasome activator family protein, translating to MGAMSPLTPNTPDDTATGSGDQASPGGEQQRVVVVTQDGMGVHPHDGDEDGPTNPADLVEQPAKVMRIGSMIKQLLEEVRNAPLDEAGRVRLAEIHRRSIKELEDGLAPELIEELERIALPFEEGHAPTDAELRIAQAQLVGWLEGLFHGIQTALFAQQMAAQQQLAQMRRALPPGSQGHPDEAHPGMPGGDAPGGPTGQYL from the coding sequence ATGGGAGCCATGAGCCCCCTGACCCCGAACACCCCCGACGACACGGCGACCGGCTCCGGCGACCAGGCCTCCCCCGGAGGCGAGCAGCAGCGCGTGGTCGTCGTGACGCAGGACGGCATGGGCGTCCACCCGCACGACGGTGACGAGGACGGTCCGACCAACCCGGCCGACCTCGTCGAGCAGCCGGCCAAGGTCATGCGGATCGGCTCGATGATCAAGCAGCTGCTCGAGGAGGTGCGCAACGCGCCGCTCGACGAGGCCGGCCGCGTCCGCCTCGCCGAGATCCACCGTCGCTCCATCAAGGAGCTCGAGGACGGCCTGGCCCCGGAGCTCATCGAGGAGCTTGAGCGGATCGCGCTGCCGTTCGAGGAGGGCCACGCCCCCACCGACGCGGAGCTGCGGATCGCGCAGGCCCAGCTCGTCGGCTGGCTCGAGGGCCTGTTCCACGGGATCCAGACGGCGTTGTTCGCCCAGCAGATGGCGGCCCAGCAGCAACTCGCCCAGATGCGTCGCGCCCTGCCGCCGGGGTCGCAGGGCCACCCCGACGAGGCCCACCCCGGGATGCCCGGCGGCGACGCCCCCGGCGGCCCGACCGGCCAGTACCTCTAG
- a CDS encoding DUF1304 domain-containing protein, whose amino-acid sequence MSTVAVVLVALVATVHVYIVVLEMALWTTPRGRAAFGLTQEFAESTRALAANQGLYNGFLAAGLLWGLVGPAEHRFAFRVFFLVCVVVAGLYGAATASRRILLVQALPGAVALVAVLLAR is encoded by the coding sequence GTGAGCACCGTCGCCGTCGTCCTCGTCGCCCTCGTGGCGACTGTCCACGTCTACATCGTCGTCCTCGAGATGGCGTTGTGGACGACCCCCCGAGGGCGTGCCGCGTTCGGGCTGACGCAGGAGTTCGCCGAGTCGACCAGGGCGCTGGCCGCGAACCAGGGGCTCTACAACGGGTTCCTGGCTGCCGGCCTGCTCTGGGGACTCGTCGGTCCGGCCGAGCACCGGTTCGCGTTCCGGGTGTTCTTCCTCGTCTGCGTCGTCGTCGCAGGGCTCTACGGCGCGGCCACCGCGAGCCGCCGGATCCTGCTCGTCCAGGCCCTGCCGGGTGCCGTCGCGCTGGTCGCGGTGCTGCTCGCGCGATGA
- a CDS encoding DUF2306 domain-containing protein: protein MSTDHSWNALIVVHALAASFAMVFGAVQIIRRRKGDRPHRVLGWTWLACMYFTAFSSFWIQQLRPGNFSWIHGLSAFTIVTLSLGLWNARRGNIRAHAGNMIGTYAGLWGAFIGVVAVPSRLVPQAFQSNWLAMSALTLGIVAVGLAAVAVVTRLLGQAGMPSTTREPAAI from the coding sequence ATGTCGACCGACCACTCGTGGAACGCACTCATCGTCGTCCACGCCCTCGCGGCGTCCTTCGCGATGGTGTTCGGGGCGGTGCAGATCATCCGGCGGCGCAAGGGCGACCGCCCGCACCGCGTCCTCGGGTGGACCTGGCTGGCCTGCATGTACTTCACGGCCTTCAGCTCGTTCTGGATCCAGCAGCTGCGACCCGGCAACTTCTCGTGGATCCACGGGCTGAGCGCCTTCACCATCGTGACGCTCTCGCTCGGCCTGTGGAACGCCCGTCGGGGCAACATCCGCGCGCACGCCGGCAACATGATCGGCACCTACGCCGGGCTGTGGGGCGCCTTCATCGGGGTGGTCGCCGTGCCGAGCCGCCTGGTGCCGCAGGCGTTCCAGTCCAACTGGCTCGCGATGTCGGCCCTGACCCTGGGCATCGTCGCCGTCGGCCTCGCAGCGGTGGCCGTCGTGACGCGGCTGCTGGGTCAGGCCGGGATGCCCTCGACGACCCGCGAGCCCGCGGCGATCTGA